The window GAACGTCCCGGTGAGTTTTTTCACAGTCCCGCCCTCCGCGGCGTCAATCCGATCGCGGCCGGCGAACTGCGCACGATGGAGGCGGGCGGGGCGCGCTCGAAACAGATCTGGACCCCGGCCGGGGCCTATCGGGCGGGGCGAGCAACGCCGCCGCCACTGCGCGAAACAGTCGAGCGGGCGGTCCGCGCGATGGCCGGAGACCGCTCCTGGGTGGCTGAGCTCTCCGGCGGACTGGATTCGGCCATCGTAGCGGCGGCCCTGTCCGACGGGCAGCGCCGCCGCGTGACCGCCTGGGTCAACCACTATGTCGACCAACCCGAGGGGGATGAACGGACCTACGCTCGAGCCGTCGGCGACCGGCTCGGCTTCAGCCTCACCGAAGTCAGGCGCAACGCCCTTCTGATCGATGAAGCGAGGCTGGCCCGGACGGCGGAAGGGTTCCGGCCTGCCGTCAACGACCTCGACCTCACCTACAATGACGATATCGCCGACCGCATCGACGCTTCAGGAGCCTGGGGCTCCCTGACCGGCCAAGGCGGCGACGCCGTCTTCTTCCAGATGCCGACGCCTCTGATCGCTCTGGATGAGATACGGGAACGCGGGCTGCGCGCCCGGGCGTCCGTCATCCACCGGACCGCGCGGTGGACGCGTCGCTCGGTCTGGCCGCATGCCTGGTGGAGCGCCTGGCGCGATCACCGTAGGAGCCGCGCCGGCTGGGACCATCCCTGGCTGACCGATCTGCGCGGCGTTCCGCCCGCCAAGGCGTTGCAGATATCGGTCCTGGCCTTCTGCCAGACCTTCCAAGGACTGGCAGGGCGGAGCCGGCGCGGTCCCTGCTTCAATCCGCTGCTGAGCCAGCCGGTGATGGAGGCGGGACTGGCGTGGTCCAGCGTCGAGCTCACCCGCGGCGGCCGCGACCGCGCCGCGGTCCGCGCAGCCTTCTCCGATGTCCTGCCGTCCTCGCTGATCGCACGCCGGTCGAAGGGCGAACTGGGCGTCTTCTACGGCGAGGCCGTTTCGGCCCGGTTGGATTTCCTGCGCGATTATCTGCTCGGAGGCGCGCTCGCCGAGGCCGGACTGATAAGGCCCGGCCTCGACGAGCTTCTCGTCCGCGAAACCCTTCTGTGGCGAGGAGGCTTCCAGAAGGTGCTCGGTCTAGCCCTTACGGAAGCCTGGCTGCGGTGTTGGACGGAGCGTCTGCGTCGCCGTCGGGCCTGAGGTGGCGATCGAACCAGGTCAGCACCTGCTCGTAGTAGACACGGGCGTTCCCGGGGCCGTGAATACCGTGCGCCTCGCCGAACAACAGGGTGAGGGCGGCCGGTCGGTGAAGACGACGCAGGGCCGCATACATCTGTCCGGCTTGATCCGGGGCCGTATCCAGTTCCCCGTGGACCAACAGGACGGGCGCGTTGATCCGGTCGGCCGCTTCGAAAGGACTGTTGCGTCTGTAGCGCTCGGGATCTCTCCAGTAGGCGCGCAGCATTCGCGCCTGACCCGTCTCCAGCCATCTCGCGTTGCCCGAGTTAGTGTAGTCGTTCGCACCGGCTATCCGGTCGGACGACGAGGTGTCGCCGATTGCGGAGGCCAGCTGATAAATGCCGTTGTGCGCTACGATCGCGCCGAACCGGGATGACTGGCTCGCGCTCATCGCGACGGTCCAGGCCCCGAAGCTGTGTCCCCATAAGCCGATGCGGAGCGGATCGACCAGACCTTCGTCGGCTGCTGCGTCGACAACCGCGAGAAGGCGGTCCGCCAGGCCGTCGGCCGGCTCCGGCGTCTCCGGGAGATCGGGATAGAGGACGGCATAGCCGGCCGCGACGAGAAGCGCGCCGTTCTGAACCAGATTGACGGATTCCGGGATCATGGCGGCCGGCGGCGAAGCGTAGGTCTTTCCCGGATATGGGATGACCACCACGGGCGGCGGGGCCGCCCCGGTCCTCTGCGGAAGATAGAGCCAACCTCTTGCGCCCGAAGCCCCGCGGACCTCCCGGGGGAGGATCCGTTCGACGGCGTCGAGTTCGGGATTGAGGCGGATTACGATCCGCGTTCCGTCGGCGGTGCGCAGGGTCAGGGTGTTGAGGCCCCGTCCTTCAGCACCCCGTTCCAGAACGGCGCCGCTCGCCCATCCGACGGCGGCCCCCGGGGCGGCGTGCAGGCATGCCTCCGCCTGCGGATCATCCGCCCGTATCCGGCATAGGCGGTCTCCGTCACGTGCGACGACCGCCTCTCCGCTCTTCAACGGATCAAACCGGCTGCGCTGGCCGAAAGGCCCGTCCGGACGGACGGCGGTCGCCGCGGCGCCGACGTCGCGGGCGAGGCGGTCGGGCCCGACCCGGAGGATGCGGCCGCCGTCGGCGAACAACAGCGATGAGCGGCCCTGCGCCGTGAGACGCGCCTGACGGCGCACGCCTTCGAGCGGAACGGCGCCGTCCGGGCCCTGCAGGAACCATCCCGGCGTCCCGTTGAGGCTGCCGAGGACGACCGGCGCGCCACCCGACCAGCCCGCCTGGACCGTCGGACTGCCGTACACGTCAACGGCCGTATCCAGCGACACCCCCTTGGGCGTCACTTGCCGTGCGGTCCCGCCGGGCGCGACCGCAAACAGGGTAGGGCGGTCGCCCAGGGCGGCGACGAGCAGGGCTTCGGACGAGGGCGCCCAGGACAGCAGGCTTGTCGAGATGTCAACCGCAGCGGACGGATCGATCGCCGCTCCGGTCTCCAGGTTCACCAGCCTCAACGTCCTCGCCCGGCGCAATTCGGTCGCCGTGTCGGCGTCCGGAGGCGGCAGGATCGGACCGTCCTGGAGGAGCGCTGCATGCTTCCGGTCCGGCGAGACCTCGAAATCAAGGAACGGCCCTTCTGAAAGCGACTCCGCTGCGCCGGTGCGGGCGTCGATCCGCCACAGACGACGCGCGGGCGGCGGCGGGGGCGGGACATCCGAGCCGGACGTGACGTACGCCGCTTGTCCGGAGGCGGCCCGCGCCCAGAGACCTGGAGCCTGCTGTTGCAGGGCGTTCATCTGCTCCAGGCGCGGCGGAAGTCCGCCGTCCGGCATGCCCAGGACGAGGAGCGCATCATCCGACAGCCATTCGACGGCACGTCCCCAGGCTCCGCTTTCCGGCGATACGTCGGTCCAGGTCACCGCGCCGGTATCGAGCTCAACCAGTCCGAGCCGCAGCGAAAGCCCTTGCAGCCGGTAGACTACGAGACGGCTTCCCCCCGGGGAGAAGGGGCCCATCCGATACCCCGCGTCGTCCGCCTGCGGCAGGAGGGGGCGGCTCCTCCCGGACGACCCCAGGTCGATGCGGTGGAGCCTGGCGTACCAGAGCGCGCCTTCCGCCTGGAGGTCGAAGCGCGGAAGATCGTTCCGGGCGCGCCGTTCTTCGAACACGCCGACCCTGCCGGTCGGATCCACGGCGATCCGACCGAAGGTCTCGAGGCCCAGAAGGGTGTCGAGGGTGAGGGGATCGGCCCGCACGGGACCGGCTCCGGCCATGACGGAGAGGGCGCAGACCGCGCCGAGCAGCATTGATCGCATGGCGGCCTACCAGCGCTTGACGAGCTGGAGGGAGATGCGGCGACCGAAGATGTCGGTGTTGGCGGCGTCGTAACCGTAGCCCGAAGGAGAATCGTAGAAGGGCGGCTCGCTGTTCGCCAGATTGATGACGTCCAGGGTGACCGAGACCCCTTCGCCCCAGCCCTCGGCGAAGTCGTAGCGGATCTGACCGTCGAAGGTGGTCCAGTCGTCTATGCTGCGCCCGCCGACCGGATCGCGACCGCCGCTCACATGGTTGGCGTTGAGGCCCAAGGTCACCGGACCGCTCGTCCACCGGCCGCCGATCCGGCCCCGCCATCGCGCCGGAAAGTTCGGCGTTCCGACCAGAGCTTCCGTCGGCGAGGTCTCGGTCAGCTCCCGATCGTATCGCAGCAGCCGTGTGATCGAGCCGTCGACGGAGGCCTCGCCCGGCCCCAGATCGAAGGCGTAGCGCGCTGAGATGTCGACGCCCTCGACCTCAAGGCGCGAGGCGTTGACGAAACGATTGTCGATAACGGCGCCGTAGGACGTTGCAGGGAAGACGTTGGGGTTGAAGTTTCCGGGGTGATCCAGAAGCGATTGGACCAGGGCCCTGTCCTCGGCGTTCGAAACCGGGTTCACGAACCGCACGAAGGGCGCAAGGGTGGGGTCGTTGAGAGCGTTGGCGACGTTCTCCGACACCGGGTTGCCGATGCGGTCGTCGAAGCGCGTCCGGAACCAGCCGGCCTCCAACCTGAAGCCGTCGGCCGCGGCCGGCGTCCAGACGAAGCCCGCGGTCGTCGATTCCGCCGTTTCCGGATCCAGATCGGGATTCCCGCCGTACCGGATCACCGAGAGCACATTGGCGCCGTTTCGGTTCAGAAACGCCGGACCGAGCTGATAGGTGGTGTAGAGTTCCCGCAGCGACGGCGCGCGGAAGGACGTGCCGTAGCTGGCGCGCAGCAGAAGGTCCGAGGTCGGGCTGTAGAGAAGGCCGACCTTAGGATTGGTGGTCCGGCCGACGCCTTGGTGATCTTCGATGCGGGCCGCCAGGGACAGTTCCAGTCGCTCGATGCCGGGGCGGGGGTTGTCCGCGCCGACGATCGGCGCACGGAGCTCGACGAAGGCGGCCGAGACATCCCGCTCGTATATGGTCGGGGCCGTCAGTCGAGGCGTCTGACCGGACGTGAAGTTTTCGCCTTCGGTCTCGAAGCGTTCGCGCCTGACGTCGACGCCTGCAGCCGTCCGCAGCGGTCCGCCGGGCAGATCCAGGATCGTGCCGTCGATCTTGAAGTTGAAGGATCCGACCGTGCTGACGTTCTCGACCCGGGTGTAGCCTGAACCGATAAAGGCCAGGACGGCGGCGCTGTTTGCGGCCGGATCGCCGTAGGGGTTGAAGAAGCCGTCCACGGCGGTGCTGAAGGGCGTCGCCGGATTGTCCGGCGTTCTTCCCAAGGCTTCCGCCAGGTAGGTGGTCTGGACACGGTTGGACAGGGTCCGGCCGCTGATCTCGCGCGCCCCGCTCACATAAGCGGCGAGATTCCATCCGAGAACCCGACCCTCAAGACCTGCGGCGCCGCCCAGACTGCGGGTTCGGCCGTCCGACCGGCCGGGCCCGAGATCCCGGATGTAGGAATAGGCGATCTCCTGCATCGTCTCTCCGGTCGGGGAGGCGAAATAGGGGTTGGCCGGCGTCACGACGATCGTGCCGATGTCGGCCGGGGTCGCCAGAACGTAGTCCCGCTCGGTGTAGCGGAGATCACCGTCCAGGCTGAACCCGCCGGGCAGGTTCTGGCGCGCCGCCGCGAACACGCTCTGGCGACGCTGGTGCGGCAGCATCCACTGGCCTTCGTTCTGATTGGTGAGATTGACCTCACCGGCGAGGAAATCGCCCGGCGCCAGACCTACGCCGTTCTGACCTCTGGGGATGGCGTAGACCGGGTCGAAGGACCCGGTGACGGGGTCGAAGTACATGATGTTGCCGGGCGCGGCGTGGAACAGCCGGTGGTCCGATCCGCCCAGCGGACGAAGGTCGGCGCTGCGGGTGGCGCGACGGTCCTCCGCCCGCAGTTCGCCGCGGTCGTGGACCTCGTAGGACGCCACCAGACTGCCGCTCGACCAGTTGAAGCCGTCGGTATGGGAGAAGAGAACCTCCTCGGCGCCGCCGTCGCTCGTGCCGCCTACCCGCAGTCGGCTCTCCGCGCCGTCGAAGCGGGACTTCAGGATGATGTTGACCACGCCGCCTACGGCGTCGGCTCCGTAGAGAGCCGAGGCGCCGTCGAGCAGAACGTCCGCCCGCTGGACGACGCTGGACGGCAGGTTGGACACGTCGGCGAAATCGCCCGCGCTGCCTGTCCCGGCGATCCGGCGGCCGTTGACCAGGACCAGGGTGGCGTCGGCGCCCAGGCCGCGCAGATTGACGCCGGTCGCATAGCCGAGATTGCGCCCCGAGCGGTCGGCGCCGGTTCCGGCCGAACCCTCGAACGCGCTTCCGGTGAAGTTCTGGGGCAGGGCGGCCAAGGCGTCCGCCACCGTGGCCCGTCCGCTCCGCGCGACATCGTCCTGCGTCATCATGATCACCGGAGACGGGCTGTCGGCGCCGCGAAGATAGCTGCCGGTGACGACGACCTCATCCAGCTCCGTCACCTCCGTCTCGGCATCCGCACGGGCGCTCGGATCGACGAGGACGTAGACGTTCGGCCGGCTGCGCCTATAGGTCAGGCCCGTGTCGCGCAGGAGCAGACCCAGCGCGGCTTCCGGCGTGAACTCGCCCGCCACGGCCGTGGAGCTCCGCCCGGCCACGAGGGCGCTGGGGTAGAGGATCTGCTGCCCGCTCTGTCTGGCGAAGGCCGGAAGGGTCCGTTCGAGCGGACCCGGCGCGATGTCGAAACGACGCATCGCTTCGACCTGCGCCGTCGCAGGCGTCGCCGCCATTATGAGCGCCGCCAGGGCGGCTGAAGTGAATTCCGGTCTCATCGAACTCCCCCGATGTCTTATCCGCCTGACTGCGGAGTGGGGAAGAGACGGTGCGTTGCGGAGCACACCCTAACCGGCGAGGAAATTTTTTCTACGGAGCGCCGGCGAGGACGATACGGCCGTCCGGGGCGCGCCGGACTTCGAGCGGATAGAGATCCGTCAGCGCCGCGACGAAGCCGTCGACGTCTCCGGCGTCGAACGCGCCGCTGACGCGGTTGGCGGCGACGCCGCCGTCGCGGATCTCGATCGGGTTGCGTGTGTAACGGTTGACCTCTGCGACGGCGACGGCGACGGGCGTATCCTCGAAGATCAGCCGACCGGTCGTCCAACTGGTCGCTACGGGGATGCTGACGCTCGCCACGACCGGTTGCGGGGCCGAGGTGACCACCTGCTGGCCCGGGTTCAGCGACCACGTCCGTTCAGGCGTTGCGGCGTCCCGCACCGCCACACGTCCCTCGATGAGGACCACGCGCGCGCCGTCCGTCAGGCGGCGTACGTCGAAACGGGTGCCCAGGGCGGTGACCTCCGCATCGCCGGCCGTCACGACGAACGGCCGCGCCGGATCGCCTTCAACGTCGAACAGAGCTTGCCCTTCAGTCAGAGAAACGGACCGGCGCTCTCCGGTGTAGCGGACACGGATGCTCGACGCCGTGTCCAGAGTGATCCGGGAGCCGTCGTCGAGAACCACGACCCGTTGCTCGCCCACCTCGGTTGCGTAGGTGACGGGCTGCTGGAGAAACCAGACCCAGCCGAGCCCCGCCGCCACGACCAGGGCGGCGCCGGCCGCACCCAGCGGTTTGAGAACCCCGACGAGGCGCTCGCGACGCGGCTGACCGGCTGCGCGTGTCCGGGCGTCTTCGACCAGCGCGGCCATGTTCGGCGCGCCGGCCAGATTTCCGGCGGTGTCCCACAGCGCTTCGATACCGGCATAGGCGGCCGCATTCTCGGGATCCCGACGCCAGGCGCTGAACGCCTTCACGTCGTCGGCCGTGACCCGGCGCTGATTGAGCCGCGCGAACCAGTCCGCGGCTTGCTTGCGCCTGCTTTCGGCAGCTTCGATCGTCATCAATCTTCGCCTAGAGGTCCAACCGGGAAGCGCAGTACTCGAGCGCCCTGGACATCCGCCATTCCACCGTCTTGACGCTGATGCCGAGGGTCCGGGCGATCTCCGGATAAGTCATACCGCTAAAGCGGCTCAACACGAAGACATCGCGATAGAGTTGCGGCATGGCGGCGATGACGTCGCTCAGCATGATCTGGTCGATCTGCGGCGCGTTCTCCGACTCGGCAGGACGATGCCGCTCCAGCGCACGGCTGCGTCGGACCTCACGGCGATGCTCGTCGCGCACCAGATTCATGGCCACCGTGAGAAGGAAGGCCTTGGGGTGCCGGATGTCGTCCGCAGCATGGGGGGCGATCCGGAGATAGGTCTCCTGCACGACGTCTTCGGCCGCATCGGAGCCGATACGCGCCCGCAGGCGTCGGTTGAGCCAAGCCGCGTAGCGCCGATAAAGACGGCTCAATCCGTCATCGGCGGCGTCTGCTCCTATATGCTCCGCTTCGGTCACGTGCCTCTCCGGCCTCAGAACGAGAGCCTCGGAATCCGGGACGTGGACGAGCAGCGTCGAACACGCGCGCGTGCTCGGAGCCCCGCAAAAGGCCGCAGAACCCGCACGCAGGGCGGCGGGTCGAAGTCGGGTGTCGCACAGGGGATTCCAAGCCCCTACCGACGCAGGCGTCGGCGGCATCAGCATGAATCAAACTGAATCGGGGCGCAAGCGGGAGGGGTCGGGCGTTGGAATCCTCTGCGTTCGCGAGGCCCGCTGCTTCGGCCTGCGGCACCGCCTCCGCCTTGAAGACGGACCCCGGCTCCCGCTGCACGCCTATCTCACGGCGCCCGACATCCATGCGTCTACGATCGGCCTGCGGACGCCGCAAGTCCTGCACGTGGGCAGTCTGATCTCCGCAAAAACCTGGCGGGCGACCCGCAATTCACTGTCGTTGCGGTTCAGATGAGTCGCGCGTTACGGGACTGACGTACTCGGGGAGGTGAAGATGAGCGTCCGTCCGAATGATGATTATTTTGATACGCCGGGCCTGAGCCCGCGTGAATCCGAATGCCTGATATGGGTCAGTCGTGGGAAAAGTTCTTCCGATGTTGGAGCGATCGTGGGGCTGTCTCCGCGCACGGTGGACAGTTACCTCGAAAAGGTCTGCGCCAAACTTCGCGTCAGGACTCGGATCGAAGCGGTCGCCGTCGCCGTCAGGACAGGACTGATCGATCCGGAATAGCTGCTCTCTACGGATCTTCGCCTGAGCCGCCGCATGCAATTCGTTTCCGCGTGTGAAACGAAGTGGACGGAAGGGGCCTCTGTCGGTGCGATCAACTCTTCACGCGCGCGGCAGGAAGTCCAAGCCCACCCGGGTGAGCGAGCCGCCTAGCTTGTGCATCATGCTCAGCGCATACTCATATCTTAGCTGGGTTATCATCTCCGCCTCGACGACTTCGATGACTGGGACGGAGAGGACGCTTGCCTGAGGTACGGCGCCCGCGGACTTGCCTATGTCAGCCTCGTCCACTCTCTCGGCTCCGGTGTCTTCTGCGGCGATCTTGGGCGTCTTGATCCTATAGAGGTTGAAGGAGCCGTTTCTGAACCTGCCTTCGTTCGCGGCGTAAAGGGTGAACCATTCCGGGTTGGAGGATTCACTGGCCTTGCCGATCCGCAGCCACTTTAGCTTGCCGTCGATCCTGGCCATCGCGACACGGCCGGACATGATCTCCGTCGAAGGCTTGTCACCGTCGCCGTCGTCGAGCCGGACCGCCATGAAGGGCAGGGCGTCACCTACAATCGAATATCGCCCCCGACCGGGAACCAGATCGCACATCGGGGACAGACATACCCAGTAATGGCCGTCGGCCCGGAACACGTGGCCCGTGGCCAGGTGATGGCCCTCCCAGGGTTTGGTTGAGACGAAAACGTTATGCTCGCTGGAAGCGCGGTCACGTTTTGCCTTGTCCGAAAGGTCCACGCCGAAATAGTCGTGGCACAGCTGCACGGCGTCGCCGTCGGCATCCGCGCCAACCAGTCGTCCCGCGAACTCGCGAACTTCAGGTAGGACTTCCGAGATCAGCATTTCAGCATGGCGGGAAACCGATTCCGACACCATGAAGTCCCGCTCGGCTCCC of the Brevundimonas pondensis genome contains:
- a CDS encoding TonB-dependent receptor, encoding MAATPATAQVEAMRRFDIAPGPLERTLPAFARQSGQQILYPSALVAGRSSTAVAGEFTPEAALGLLLRDTGLTYRRSRPNVYVLVDPSARADAETEVTELDEVVVTGSYLRGADSPSPVIMMTQDDVARSGRATVADALAALPQNFTGSAFEGSAGTGADRSGRNLGYATGVNLRGLGADATLVLVNGRRIAGTGSAGDFADVSNLPSSVVQRADVLLDGASALYGADAVGGVVNIILKSRFDGAESRLRVGGTSDGGAEEVLFSHTDGFNWSSGSLVASYEVHDRGELRAEDRRATRSADLRPLGGSDHRLFHAAPGNIMYFDPVTGSFDPVYAIPRGQNGVGLAPGDFLAGEVNLTNQNEGQWMLPHQRRQSVFAAARQNLPGGFSLDGDLRYTERDYVLATPADIGTIVVTPANPYFASPTGETMQEIAYSYIRDLGPGRSDGRTRSLGGAAGLEGRVLGWNLAAYVSGAREISGRTLSNRVQTTYLAEALGRTPDNPATPFSTAVDGFFNPYGDPAANSAAVLAFIGSGYTRVENVSTVGSFNFKIDGTILDLPGGPLRTAAGVDVRRERFETEGENFTSGQTPRLTAPTIYERDVSAAFVELRAPIVGADNPRPGIERLELSLAARIEDHQGVGRTTNPKVGLLYSPTSDLLLRASYGTSFRAPSLRELYTTYQLGPAFLNRNGANVLSVIRYGGNPDLDPETAESTTAGFVWTPAAADGFRLEAGWFRTRFDDRIGNPVSENVANALNDPTLAPFVRFVNPVSNAEDRALVQSLLDHPGNFNPNVFPATSYGAVIDNRFVNASRLEVEGVDISARYAFDLGPGEASVDGSITRLLRYDRELTETSPTEALVGTPNFPARWRGRIGGRWTSGPVTLGLNANHVSGGRDPVGGRSIDDWTTFDGQIRYDFAEGWGEGVSVTLDVINLANSEPPFYDSPSGYGYDAANTDIFGRRISLQLVKRW
- a CDS encoding asparagine synthase-related protein, giving the protein MSAEAAVILVADHPAALADLTAPLRGRLARAGWSCRADHPFIRAYAPTEGRLAITPAFDGHGLLIGDVFDTEGRPLSMDARCSLGCGVLNVVRANMLIGSVWGRYVLIRRAADGVSILRDPSGALEAMVWRKAGVTVIATAADPVLDPLLPDDLDIDPEGVAALVERPGEFFHSPALRGVNPIAAGELRTMEAGGARSKQIWTPAGAYRAGRATPPPLRETVERAVRAMAGDRSWVAELSGGLDSAIVAAALSDGQRRRVTAWVNHYVDQPEGDERTYARAVGDRLGFSLTEVRRNALLIDEARLARTAEGFRPAVNDLDLTYNDDIADRIDASGAWGSLTGQGGDAVFFQMPTPLIALDEIRERGLRARASVIHRTARWTRRSVWPHAWWSAWRDHRRSRAGWDHPWLTDLRGVPPAKALQISVLAFCQTFQGLAGRSRRGPCFNPLLSQPVMEAGLAWSSVELTRGGRDRAAVRAAFSDVLPSSLIARRSKGELGVFYGEAVSARLDFLRDYLLGGALAEAGLIRPGLDELLVRETLLWRGGFQKVLGLALTEAWLRCWTERLRRRRA
- a CDS encoding FecR family protein; the protein is MTIEAAESRRKQAADWFARLNQRRVTADDVKAFSAWRRDPENAAAYAGIEALWDTAGNLAGAPNMAALVEDARTRAAGQPRRERLVGVLKPLGAAGAALVVAAGLGWVWFLQQPVTYATEVGEQRVVVLDDGSRITLDTASSIRVRYTGERRSVSLTEGQALFDVEGDPARPFVVTAGDAEVTALGTRFDVRRLTDGARVVLIEGRVAVRDAATPERTWSLNPGQQVVTSAPQPVVASVSIPVATSWTTGRLIFEDTPVAVAVAEVNRYTRNPIEIRDGGVAANRVSGAFDAGDVDGFVAALTDLYPLEVRRAPDGRIVLAGAP
- a CDS encoding S9 family peptidase, with the protein product MRSMLLGAVCALSVMAGAGPVRADPLTLDTLLGLETFGRIAVDPTGRVGVFEERRARNDLPRFDLQAEGALWYARLHRIDLGSSGRSRPLLPQADDAGYRMGPFSPGGSRLVVYRLQGLSLRLGLVELDTGAVTWTDVSPESGAWGRAVEWLSDDALLVLGMPDGGLPPRLEQMNALQQQAPGLWARAASGQAAYVTSGSDVPPPPPPARRLWRIDARTGAAESLSEGPFLDFEVSPDRKHAALLQDGPILPPPDADTATELRRARTLRLVNLETGAAIDPSAAVDISTSLLSWAPSSEALLVAALGDRPTLFAVAPGGTARQVTPKGVSLDTAVDVYGSPTVQAGWSGGAPVVLGSLNGTPGWFLQGPDGAVPLEGVRRQARLTAQGRSSLLFADGGRILRVGPDRLARDVGAAATAVRPDGPFGQRSRFDPLKSGEAVVARDGDRLCRIRADDPQAEACLHAAPGAAVGWASGAVLERGAEGRGLNTLTLRTADGTRIVIRLNPELDAVERILPREVRGASGARGWLYLPQRTGAAPPPVVVIPYPGKTYASPPAAMIPESVNLVQNGALLVAAGYAVLYPDLPETPEPADGLADRLLAVVDAAADEGLVDPLRIGLWGHSFGAWTVAMSASQSSRFGAIVAHNGIYQLASAIGDTSSSDRIAGANDYTNSGNARWLETGQARMLRAYWRDPERYRRNSPFEAADRINAPVLLVHGELDTAPDQAGQMYAALRRLHRPAALTLLFGEAHGIHGPGNARVYYEQVLTWFDRHLRPDGDADAPSNTAARLP
- a CDS encoding helix-turn-helix transcriptional regulator — protein: MSVRPNDDYFDTPGLSPRESECLIWVSRGKSSSDVGAIVGLSPRTVDSYLEKVCAKLRVRTRIEAVAVAVRTGLIDPE
- a CDS encoding RNA polymerase sigma factor, translated to MTEAEHIGADAADDGLSRLYRRYAAWLNRRLRARIGSDAAEDVVQETYLRIAPHAADDIRHPKAFLLTVAMNLVRDEHRREVRRSRALERHRPAESENAPQIDQIMLSDVIAAMPQLYRDVFVLSRFSGMTYPEIARTLGISVKTVEWRMSRALEYCASRLDL